The window AGACATTTTACCAGTAAATATAAATGTCTCTCATAAATAAGGCCGATGTATTTTTGCTTAAAATGAAGAGTTAAATGTAAAGTTTCTCCCAACTTAAAGGAAAAAGTgtctaaaataatataaaaattgtCTTTACTTCAATCAACAAtgttatatatacacgtatgttatatcatatgtatatgatatatagaTACATCTGAACGATACAGGTGATATTTAAAAAGCCACAAtaacctatatttattcattttcctCATCTTTAGAACAAGAGAATCTCTGCGGGGAACGTCGTTACTGAATTGAAAGAGTTTGAAAAGCCGGCAGAGACAAAGACAGGTCAGTCTGTCGCGTTCATTTATTGAGTCTGTGCTCTTCAGACTTCTTATTTTATTGGACAGTGAACATTTCCATGTGTCTTGGCAGATCAAAGACAGAGTGGACGGAGTCAAGGCTTTCACAACATGTCATCAAAAGAGTGAGTTTGAACTGTAAAACATTTCAATCCAaccaaatatataaaacaagcTATTTATATTCAGCATTTCTACTCATCGTGACTCAATGCATTCtcttttaatgtctttttttttttaaaagttaaattaTTGCAATTACATTCTTCCctcaaaaagacacaaacattTGAAAGCGATCCCTGAGTAAAATACAGTTTTACTTactctataaatatattttgaagaCATCACAGGCTAACCAACTGTTTCTCATTGTTCACCCACAGAAACCAGCAGGAGGAAACCAGCACGGCTCCGGAGACACTCACGTTCAAGGAGCGCCAGCGTCTCTTTTCTCTGGCATCCAGCGCATAAGGACGAAGACTTATGAACGGATGCCTCAGAGGAGGCGCACAtgcctatatatgtatatatatatatatatatatatatatattaataaataaatatatatattattaaaaaatgaatataaatatatatatctatatttatatatattattaaaatataaatatatatatatttatatattcttaaaaaataaataaatatatatatatattattaaaaaataaataaatattttcttttaataaatatattattaaaaaatgaatatatatatatattattaaaatataaatatatatttatatattgttaaaaaaataaataaatatatatttatatatatattcataaatatattattaaaaaataaataaatatatatattatttaaaaataaatatatatatataaatattattattaaaaacaaaaaaagcacccGTTTAAACATGAATTAAATGCTTGTTTTTTCCTATTCATAGATAATTAATTGTTCGATTAGCAATAAAGTTGAGGCACTTATTACACTTATTTCATGCTTGTTACCTTAAAAAACGACTGCTTCTGAGCAGAAGTAGCAGTGTTATGTGTTCCTACTTTGTGCGCTGATGGAAATGCACCACAGCTTTCTCTTGTTCGTGCGTTTCGATGGAGCCTTTACGCAGAATGCGGATCTCGTTGACGGCCTCGACCCCCGATATCTTCCGGGTCTTCACCAGGTAGCAGGCTAGCATGGTCCCGGTTCGCCCGTGACCGTGCATGCAGTGAACTGCCACACCCTGAAGAGGAACAACACAGTATTCATCTCGTTCACCAATTTGAAGACATCTTCTTGGATTTTTACggatacatttttgtattttaagacATCTTAGAGAACAAATGGTGACTTATTGATAAAATAATCGGTAGACTAATGGACAATAATTTTTGCAAGAACTGCTGAAAAATAAACAGGAATACTGGCCCTGTCTGacaacaggaagaagaaaatcaGACGCTTCAAACAAAAGATTCAAGCGTTAGAACAACATTGGTGCAGGACGCCTCTTtgaaaatagataaataaatgcacAGTATGCAGAAAAGGACAGACTGCTTTTACTTTGGAGGAGCAGCACGGTTGGGAAATAGTTGTTCTTTTCCACTGTTGCGGGTGTTTGGTCAAAGTCACTTTAACTTGATGCAACACATTTTAGATGTCAGTAATTCAGAAGCTTTACTGTCCATAAAGCACAGTGTAAAGTGTCTGATGTCAGTACTTCATAAGCTTTACTATCAAACACAGTCTATCCAGCATCCGACTGGTGTCTCACCTCTCCCTTGGAGTTGGACTCTTCCACGATGGAGAGGAATCTATCGATCTGACTCGGGGAAGGAGGAGTGAAGTCCACTATCTCGATGTGTTGCAGCTGCAGCTCCGGGCACGAGTCATAGCACGGTGGTTTTTTCTCGCACAGGCAAACCAGGTGTTTGATGCCGTTGTCGAGCAGGTACTGGTATTCAGACTTCATCCTGGGCAGCGCCAGTCCGGCCAGTTTGTCTGGGTCGACCCAGGAGAAGTTGTGTGGAGGAGTGGAAGTCATGCTCGTCCGACTGAGAACAGGAGAGAAGGACGCGGGTGAAAGAGAGACAGTTTCTTTGCATAAACTACTTTCTTTCTGGATATTCTTTACACCAAATCAAAATAGTGAAAACCTGTTTTGGAAATGCGTGTTTAAACATTTCCTCGCTCACACATGAACCGTTAACTATTAAAATAAGAATATAAGTAATAAATAGAAACTGTACAAGAGCACCATGAAACTACATTTTACAAGGTAAATTGATAGAACCTGTTGGTCCAggtcatatttattaatatatatatatatatttatttaaaaagaaatacatatatatatgtacatatatatatatatattttttttatttaaacatatatatatatatatatatatatgaatatgtctaaatataaaaatatatataaatatataaatattaatatattaatatatgtacata of the Pseudoliparis swirei isolate HS2019 ecotype Mariana Trench chromosome 11, NWPU_hadal_v1, whole genome shotgun sequence genome contains:
- the dusp23b gene encoding dual specificity protein phosphatase 23b, producing the protein MTSTPPHNFSWVDPDKLAGLALPRMKSEYQYLLDNGIKHLVCLCEKKPPCYDSCPELQLQHIEIVDFTPPSPSQIDRFLSIVEESNSKGEGVAVHCMHGHGRTGTMLACYLVKTRKISGVEAVNEIRILRKGSIETHEQEKAVVHFHQRTK